Below is a genomic region from Gemmobacter sp. 24YEA27.
AAGAACGGCGTGTGACGGCCACCCTCTTCCTTGGTGAGGATATAGGCCTCAGCTTCGAAAGTGGTGTGCGGCAGAACCGATTTCGGCTTGCACAGAACCTGACCACGCTCGACGCCGTCACGGTCGACGCCGCGCAGCAGCGCACCGATATTGTCGCCGGCTTCACCGCGGTCGAGCAGCTTGCGGAACATTTCCACACCGGTGCAGATCGACTTCGAGGTCGGGCGGATGCCGACGATCTCGACTTCGTCACCGACGTTGATCACGCCGCGCTCGATACGACCGGTCACAACCGTGCCGCGGCCCGAGATCGAGAACACGTCTTCGATCGGCATCAGGAAGGGCTGGTCAACAGCGCGCTCCGGGGTCGGGATATAGGCGTCGACAGCCGCGATCAGTTCGCGGATCGAGTTCTCGCCGATCTCCGGATTGGTGCCGTTCATCGCGGCCAGAGCCGAGCCTTTGATGATCGGAATATCGTCGCCCGGGTATTCGTAGGACGACAGAAGCTCGCGGATTTCCATCTCGACGAGTTCCAGAAGTTCCGGGTCATCAACCTGGTCGACCTTGTTCATATAGACGACCATGTAGGGGATACCCACCTGGCGGCCGAGCAGGATGTGCTCACGGGTCTGCGGCATCGGGCCGTCAGCGGCGTTCACCACGAGGATCGCGCCGTCCATCTGGGCCGCACCGGTGATCATGTTTTTGACGTAGTCGGCGTGGCCGGGGCAGTCAACATGGGCGTAGTGACGCGACTCCGACTCATACTCGACGTGAGCGGTCGAGATCGTGATGCCGCGGGCGCGCTCTTCCGGAGCACCGTCGATCTGGTCATAGGCTTTGAAGTCACCGAAATATTTGGTGATCGCGGCCGTCAGGGTCGTCTTGCCGTGGTCAACGTGGCCGATCGTGCCGATGTTGACGTGCGGTTTGTTCCGTTCAAACTTTGCCTTTGCCATCCTGGCCGCCCTTGCTCTGCGGAGCCCCCCTCGCGGGAAACCCCTGGTTCACTCGGGCGGCGACTTAACGATGGCGACAGGGAAAATCAAGTGTCCGTTGGTGTCGCGTCCATCGCATCACCCCTTCGGAGCACGCTTTGCTGCGGTCGCGCTCTTGCCCGCGGGCAAAGCGGCTGCGGTCGCGGCTGCAGCCGGATCCTGGGCCTTATCTTCTGCGGGCTTCGCCTCTGCGGCTTCGATTTCGGCCTCACGAGCGGCAAGCAGTTCTTTTTGTTCGTCTTTTGTCAGGCCAAACCAGTCGGGATGTTCCAGAAGCCAGGCCTCGATCTTCTGCACCGCATTATAGCTCAGCGCCTCCATCTGCTGGGCCTTGGTGCGGGTCAGACCTGTGCCGATCACGCTTTCCCCCGACAGCCCCTCAAAAATGGTGAATTTTTTACCCTCGTCATTGAGCTTTTTCGCCTTCGCGTCGTCCCAGATATTGGCGGTGATGGCGAGCACGGATTTCGGAGCGGCAACGACCGGGATTCCCGGAGGGGCAAGCGCATAGCCATCGACGGAGATGCCGATATTGTAAATGCGGCTGCCCTGATAACGTTTTTGCCCGAAGCGGTCATCGACCGCTTTCTGCATCACCTTCTGCCATTCCTCGGGCGTCGCATCGCGCGAGATCGGCACTTTCTGCACATTGTCTGCCACGATGATGTTGTGGCCAAGCACAAAATCACCAAAGGGCATCGGAGGCTCGTTCAGATCTGCCTTCCCGCCACAGGCGGCCAGCGAGCAAACAAGGGCGAAAGAGGCAAATCCGCGCAGATACAAAGCAGAACTCCGGTTGAGACGCCCCACCGATATCCGAGCCAGAGGCAACAGGCAAACCCGCACACGACCGGCCCGCCAGAAGACAAATTCCTTGCAAAGGAATTTGGCCGGAATTTTACGATAAAATTCCGGTTTCGCTTCAGTTGAACCGGTTGTCGCGGGGGAAGCCGCGCGGGGCCATCTTGCCGGTCCCGGCCCGCGCGCCGATCCATTCGCTCAGATCGGTCTCGAGCCGGGTGCGGCCAGCCGGGTCTTTCCAGCTCAGGCCATCGGCCAGGGTAAAGGTGATTGCATCCGACAGACCGCCATCTTTGTATTTCTGCAGTCTGACACCCTTGCCTTTGGCCATCTCGGGGAGCTGTACCAGCGGGAAGACCAGCAACTTGCGGTTCTCGCCCACCACAGCGACATGATCGCCGCTCACCTTGCGGCACATCGCAGATTTCACACCGTCCTTCACCGTCAGCACCTGCTTGCCCGCCTTCGTCTGGGCCAGCAGCTCTTCTGCGGCCACGACGAAACCATCCCCGGCCGTCGAGGCGAGCATGTATTTCTCGCCCGGACGATAAAGGATCAGATCGGTGATATCGGTGTCATTTGCCAGATCGACCATCAGGCGCACGGGTTCCCCCATGCCGCGCCCGCCGGGCAGATTGGCCCCGATCAGGGTAAAGAAGCGGCCATTCTCAGCCACAAGCAGGATCTTGTCGGTGGTCTCGGCATGGAAGGCGAAACGCGGCCCGTCGCCATCCTTGAACTTCTGCTCTGCCGCCAGATCGACATGGCCCTTCATCGCGCGGATCCAGCCCATTTTGGAACAGATCACCGTGATCGGCTCGCGCTCGATCATCGCCTCAAACGGCACTTCCTCGACGGAACCTGCATCGGCGAATGCGGTACGGCGGGCGCCATGCACCCAGTCCTTGCCGAATTTGCGCCGGATCTCTTCCAGCTCTTCGCCGATCCGCGTCCACTGTTTTGCGTCCGAGGCCAGCAGATCGGCAAGCCCCGCGCGCTCCAGGATCAGCGTGTCGCGTTCGGCGCGCAGCTCCATCTCTTCCAGACGGCGCAAAGACCGCAGCCGCATATTGAGGATCGCCTCGGCCTGGACCTCGGTCAGATCGCCGGGGCTGCGCGGCTTTGGCGCCTTATAATCCTTTTCCGACAGCGCGCGCGGGTAAGTTCCGCCCCAGACCTCGGCCATCAGCGCGGCTTTCGGGTCGCTGTCATAGCGGATGATATCAATCACCCGGTCGAGGTTCAGATAGGCAATGATGAAGCCTTCGAGCACCTCGAGCCGGTGGTCGATCTTTTCAATCCGATGCGTCGAGCGTCGGCGCAGCACCTCGCGGCGGTGGTCGAGAAACGCCCGCAGCACCTCTTTGAGCGAACAGACGCGCGGAACGCGACCATCGATCAGCACGTTCATGTTCAGGCTGAACCGGGTTTCCAGATCGGAATTGCGATAGAGCATCCCCATCAGCATCTCGGGGTCGACATTGCGGGCGCGGGGTTCCAGCACCACGCGGACATCCTCGGCGGATTCGTCGCGCACATCGGCCAGCAGCGGCACCTTTTTCAGGTGGATCACCTCGGCCAGTTTCTCGATCAGCTTCGACTTCTGCACCTGATAGGGGATCTCGGTCACGACGATCTGCCAGGCCCCCCGGCCCAGATCTTCGATCTCCCATTTCGCGCGGATGCGGAAGGCGCCGCGCCCGGTGGCATAGGCCTCGCGCATCGATTCTTTCGGCTCGACGATCACGCCGCCGGTCGGGAAATCGGGGCCCGGGATATGGTCCATCAGCCCGTCAATGCTGATCTCGGGATCCTTCAGCATCGCGTGACAGCCGCGGATCAGCTCGTCCAGGTTATGCGGCGCGATATTCGTCGCCATACCCACCGCGATGCCGGATGACCCGTTCGCCAGCAGATTCGGGAAGGCCGCCGGCATCACGACGGGTTCTTCCAGCGTGCCGTCATAATTCGGGCGGAAATCGACCGCGTTCTCGGCCAGCCCCTCCATCAGGGTCTCGGCCAGCGCGGTCAGACGCGCCTCGGTATAGCGCGACGCCGCCGGACTGTCGCCGTCGATATTGCCGAAATTGCCCTGGCCATCGACCAGCGGGTAGCGGACGTTGAAATCCTGCGCGAGGCGCGCCATCGCATCATAGATCGCGCCATCGCCATGCGGGTGATAATTGCCCATCACATCGCCGACGATCTTGGCGGATTTCCGGAAGCCCCCGGTCGCCGAGAGCTTCAGCTCGCGCATTGCATAAAGGATTCGCCGGTGAACCGGCTTCAGCCCATCGCGCGCATCGGGCAGCGCCCGGTGCATGATGGTGGACAGCGCATAGGTCAGATACCGCTCGCCAATCGCCCGCGAGAGCGGCTCGACTTCGGTTGCACCCAGGGAATTGTGATCGTCATCTTCGTCGGACATGGATCTTGTCTAGGCCGAGGCCCGGGGCTGGTCCAGTCGGTTTTCGCGCAACAACGCGCGGTCCGCGCCGGGCATGAGGATTTTGCTGCTGATTTTTCACCCTGATCTGTGTTAGACAGGGGGTGCTGCTGCCAAATTCCGAAAGTCTGCCGATGTTGCGCTATGTCTTGCCGCTTTCTGCGGCCATGTTCGTCACTCTGCTGGTTGCCGGCGAGGACAAGGGCCAGATGCGCCCCGGTCTTGCCCGTGCGGTCGCGACCGGGGAAGAGATCGTGCTCGTCACCCGCACCTTCTCGCCCACCGTCACTGTCGCGCCCGAACCCGAGCGCGTCCAGCTCTCCGCCACAGATCTGCCGCCGCCGGTCGAGCTGGCTGCGGCCCCGGCAATCGCGAGCGTGCCGAAGGCCGAGCCCGCCGCGCCGGCGCCAAAGCCCGTTTTTACCCTGTCTTCACTGCCTGATCCCAGCGGTGACACAGCGACACTTGATGCTACGGCCGCCGGATCCGCAGAGATGTCTGCCCCGGCTGCGCCCGCCATGGCAGAAACCTCGCTTTATGCCGATCCGACCGATGGCGGCGCGCTTTCGCCCGACCCGTCCGCCGCCTATGACAGCCCCTCTTATGACGGCCTTTCCAATGACGGGCCGGCAATGAATGGCGATATCCGCACTGTTTCGGCCAGCTCGGTCAATGTGCGGCTTGGCCCTTCGACCGATTCTTCGGTGGTCGGCCGCCTTTCCGAAGGCGAAGCCGTCCGCGTGATCGGCGCGGTTGATTCGGAATGGGTCGAGGTGGCGATCGAAGGCGACGGAATCTACGGCTATGTCGCTTCGCGCTTCCTGACCGACGCCTATTGAAAGCGGGCAGGGTTTCCCCCCTGCCCCTTGGGGCGATCTTCATTTGACGCTGCCCGGTCTTTGCCCCTAAGGCTTTGGAAAAAAGACGGGCAGAGCAATGGACAGATCGATTCTCATCACCGGATGTTCCTCCGGCATCGGGCTGGATGCGGCACAGGGCATGAAGGCCCGTGGCTGGCGCGTTTTCGCCACCTGCCGCCAGGAGGCCGATTGCGAAAGGCTGCGCGAACAGGGGTTCGAGAGCTTTCGCCTCGATTATTCCGATGAACCCAGCATCGCGAGCGCCATCGACGAGATCCACCAGCGCAATGGCGGCCGGCTTGGCGCCCTGTTCAACAATGGCGCCTTTGCCTGCCCGGGCGCGGTCGAAGACCTGCCTCGCGGCGCCCTGCGCGAGATTTTCGAGGTCAATCTCTTCGGCTATCACGACCTGACGCGCCGGGTGATCCCGCTGATGCGCGCCGCCGGTGCCGGGCGGATCGTCAATTGCTCCTCGGTGCTGGGACTGGTGCCGATGAAATGGCGCGGCGCCTATGTGGCAACGAAATTCGCGATGGAGGGGATGACCGATGTGTTGCGCCTTGAGATGCGCGGCACCGGAATTGACGTCGTGCTGATCGAGCCCGGCCCGGTCACCTCGCGCATCCGCGAAAACTCGATCCCGCATTTCGAGAAATGGATCGACTGGGAAAATTCGGCGCGCTCCGACGAATATCGCACCCTGCTGCACCGGCTATACGAGGCGAAAAATGCGCCTGACCGCTTTGAGCTGCCGCCTTCGGCGGTGACGGCGGCGCTGGTGAAAGCGGTGGAAAAGCCGCGCCCAAGGGCCAGATACTACGTGACCAAAGCCACCTGGCTGATGGCTTTCGCGCGCTGGCTGCTGCCGCGCCCCATGCTGGACTGGCTGATCGCGAAAGGCTGAGACA
It encodes:
- a CDS encoding SDR family NAD(P)-dependent oxidoreductase, which codes for MDRSILITGCSSGIGLDAAQGMKARGWRVFATCRQEADCERLREQGFESFRLDYSDEPSIASAIDEIHQRNGGRLGALFNNGAFACPGAVEDLPRGALREIFEVNLFGYHDLTRRVIPLMRAAGAGRIVNCSSVLGLVPMKWRGAYVATKFAMEGMTDVLRLEMRGTGIDVVLIEPGPVTSRIRENSIPHFEKWIDWENSARSDEYRTLLHRLYEAKNAPDRFELPPSAVTAALVKAVEKPRPRARYYVTKATWLMAFARWLLPRPMLDWLIAKG
- a CDS encoding DNA topoisomerase IV subunit A, with translation MSDEDDDHNSLGATEVEPLSRAIGERYLTYALSTIMHRALPDARDGLKPVHRRILYAMRELKLSATGGFRKSAKIVGDVMGNYHPHGDGAIYDAMARLAQDFNVRYPLVDGQGNFGNIDGDSPAASRYTEARLTALAETLMEGLAENAVDFRPNYDGTLEEPVVMPAAFPNLLANGSSGIAVGMATNIAPHNLDELIRGCHAMLKDPEISIDGLMDHIPGPDFPTGGVIVEPKESMREAYATGRGAFRIRAKWEIEDLGRGAWQIVVTEIPYQVQKSKLIEKLAEVIHLKKVPLLADVRDESAEDVRVVLEPRARNVDPEMLMGMLYRNSDLETRFSLNMNVLIDGRVPRVCSLKEVLRAFLDHRREVLRRRSTHRIEKIDHRLEVLEGFIIAYLNLDRVIDIIRYDSDPKAALMAEVWGGTYPRALSEKDYKAPKPRSPGDLTEVQAEAILNMRLRSLRRLEEMELRAERDTLILERAGLADLLASDAKQWTRIGEELEEIRRKFGKDWVHGARRTAFADAGSVEEVPFEAMIEREPITVICSKMGWIRAMKGHVDLAAEQKFKDGDGPRFAFHAETTDKILLVAENGRFFTLIGANLPGGRGMGEPVRLMVDLANDTDITDLILYRPGEKYMLASTAGDGFVVAAEELLAQTKAGKQVLTVKDGVKSAMCRKVSGDHVAVVGENRKLLVFPLVQLPEMAKGKGVRLQKYKDGGLSDAITFTLADGLSWKDPAGRTRLETDLSEWIGARAGTGKMAPRGFPRDNRFN
- the tuf gene encoding elongation factor Tu, producing the protein MAKAKFERNKPHVNIGTIGHVDHGKTTLTAAITKYFGDFKAYDQIDGAPEERARGITISTAHVEYESESRHYAHVDCPGHADYVKNMITGAAQMDGAILVVNAADGPMPQTREHILLGRQVGIPYMVVYMNKVDQVDDPELLELVEMEIRELLSSYEYPGDDIPIIKGSALAAMNGTNPEIGENSIRELIAAVDAYIPTPERAVDQPFLMPIEDVFSISGRGTVVTGRIERGVINVGDEVEIVGIRPTSKSICTGVEMFRKLLDRGEAGDNIGALLRGVDRDGVERGQVLCKPKSVLPHTTFEAEAYILTKEEGGRHTPFFANYRPQFYFRTTDVTGMVKLPEGTEMVMPGDNLKFEVELIAPIAMEEKLRFAIREGGRTVGAGVVAKIIK
- a CDS encoding SH3 domain-containing protein, whose protein sequence is MLRYVLPLSAAMFVTLLVAGEDKGQMRPGLARAVATGEEIVLVTRTFSPTVTVAPEPERVQLSATDLPPPVELAAAPAIASVPKAEPAAPAPKPVFTLSSLPDPSGDTATLDATAAGSAEMSAPAAPAMAETSLYADPTDGGALSPDPSAAYDSPSYDGLSNDGPAMNGDIRTVSASSVNVRLGPSTDSSVVGRLSEGEAVRVIGAVDSEWVEVAIEGDGIYGYVASRFLTDAY